A single genomic interval of Osmia lignaria lignaria isolate PbOS001 chromosome 9, iyOsmLign1, whole genome shotgun sequence harbors:
- the TfIIEbeta gene encoding transcription factor IIEbeta — translation MDPALLRERELFKKRALSTPAVEKKKKEQDKDSARDEPLKKKPKPSSVSTGPKLDMVNYKTMSGSTQYKFGVLAKIVKHMKTRHQDGDDHPLTLEEILDETNQLDVGSKVKQWLQTEALIKNPKIEVTSDGRFVFKAMYKIKDKKSLLRLLKQQDLKGLGGILLEDIQESLPHCDKHLKSLQNEILFITRPMDKKKIVFYNDKTAQFPIDDEFQKLWRAVAVDAMDDQKIDEYLEKQGIRSMQDHGPKKPAPIKRKKPVGKRKQFKRPRDNEHLADVLETYDDTK, via the exons ATGGATCCAGCATTACTCAGAGAACGAGAACTGTTTAAAAAACGAGCTCTAAGCACACCAGC ggtagaaaaaaagaaaaaggaacaggATAAAGACTCTGCACGAGATGAGCCCCTCAAAAAGAAACCCAAGCCATCCTCTGTGTCTACAGGGCCAAAGCTGGACATGGTTAACTATAAAACCATGTCTGGTAGTACCCAATACAAGTTTGGTGTTTTAGCCAAGATAGTGAAACACATGAAAACTAGGCATCAGGATGGTGACGATCATCCTTTGACATTAGAGGAAATTCTAGATGAGACAAATCAATTAGATGTTGGATCTAAG GTAAAACAATGGCTTCAAACTGAAGCTCTTATTAAAAATCCAAAAATTGAGGTAACTTCGGACGGTAGATTTGTATTCAAAGCTATGTATAAAATCAAAGATAAGAAATCTCTGTTGAGATTGCTAAAACAACAGGACTTGAAAGGTCTGGGGGGAATTTTATTAGAGGATATACAGGAAAGCTTGCCACACTGTGATAAACATTTAAAG AGTTTACAAaacgaaatattatttataacaagGCCCATGGATAAGAAAAAGATTGTATTCTATAACGATAAAACGGCACAGTTTCCAATAGAcgatgaatttcaaaaattatggaGGGCTGTTGCTGTTGATGCAATGGATGATCAAAAGATTGATGAATATCTTGAGAAACAAGGAATACGATCGATGCAAGATCACGGTCCTAAGAAACCGGCTCCGATCAAAAGAAAGAAACCAGTCGGTAAGAGGAAACAATTCAAGAGGCCAAGAGATAATGAACATTTGGCAGATGTTCTGGAAACATACGATGATACAAAATAG
- the LOC117605037 gene encoding ras-related and estrogen-regulated growth inhibitor isoform X2 — MTSNAIRGIRRKKSSLCEVKVAVIGAPGVGKSENRYKHEVLVDGEPILFEILDTCPKSEDELPSTETLQWADGLLLVYSITDRGSFNFVRKAKETLAVADPEATMPLALVGNKADMVHLRQVSTEEGEILAKDFECWFSEVSAAEQVTQVAESFHELCREVLAARRRNKQSLLDRMLGSKATRAYSRGKSDSALPKD, encoded by the exons ATGACGTCAAATGCGATCAGAGGTATTCGAAGAAAGAAGAGTTCGCTATGCGAGGTAAAAGTGGCTGTTATCGGGGCGCCAGGAGTTGGGAAAAGTG aaaacagATACAAGCACGAGGTGTTGGTGGACGGTGAACCGAtactatttgaaattttagacaCTTGCCCGAAG AGCGAAGATGAATTACCATCCACGGAAACTCTACAATGGGCTGACGGATTGCTTTTGGTCTATTCGATAACCGACCGAGGTTCCTTCAATTTTGTTCGAAAAGCGAAGGAAACACTGGCGGTGGCTGATCCGGAGGCTACGATGCCTCTTGCTTTAGTTGGAAACAAAGCCGATATGGTTCATTTGAGGCAAGTTAGCACCGAGGAGGGAGAAATACTCGCGAAGGACTTCGAATGCTGGTTCAGTGAAGTATCCGCCGCGGAACAG GTAACTCAAGTTGCCGAATCGTTTCACGAACTGTGCCGAGAAGTTTTGGCTGCCAGGAGGAGGAACAAGCAATCGTTATTGGATAGGATGCTCGGTAGCAAAGCGACCCGTGCTTATTCCCGGGGGAAAAGCGATTCTGCACTTCCGAAAGATTAA
- the LOC117605037 gene encoding ras-related and estrogen-regulated growth inhibitor isoform X1 produces the protein MTSNAIRGIRRKKSSLCEVKVAVIGAPGVGKSALTVRFLTRRYIGEYDHQSENRYKHEVLVDGEPILFEILDTCPKSEDELPSTETLQWADGLLLVYSITDRGSFNFVRKAKETLAVADPEATMPLALVGNKADMVHLRQVSTEEGEILAKDFECWFSEVSAAEQVTQVAESFHELCREVLAARRRNKQSLLDRMLGSKATRAYSRGKSDSALPKD, from the exons ATGACGTCAAATGCGATCAGAGGTATTCGAAGAAAGAAGAGTTCGCTATGCGAGGTAAAAGTGGCTGTTATCGGGGCGCCAGGAGTTGGGAAAAGTG CATTGACAGTGAGATTTCTAACAAGGAGGTACATCGGGGAATATGATCACCAGTCAG aaaacagATACAAGCACGAGGTGTTGGTGGACGGTGAACCGAtactatttgaaattttagacaCTTGCCCGAAG AGCGAAGATGAATTACCATCCACGGAAACTCTACAATGGGCTGACGGATTGCTTTTGGTCTATTCGATAACCGACCGAGGTTCCTTCAATTTTGTTCGAAAAGCGAAGGAAACACTGGCGGTGGCTGATCCGGAGGCTACGATGCCTCTTGCTTTAGTTGGAAACAAAGCCGATATGGTTCATTTGAGGCAAGTTAGCACCGAGGAGGGAGAAATACTCGCGAAGGACTTCGAATGCTGGTTCAGTGAAGTATCCGCCGCGGAACAG GTAACTCAAGTTGCCGAATCGTTTCACGAACTGTGCCGAGAAGTTTTGGCTGCCAGGAGGAGGAACAAGCAATCGTTATTGGATAGGATGCTCGGTAGCAAAGCGACCCGTGCTTATTCCCGGGGGAAAAGCGATTCTGCACTTCCGAAAGATTAA
- the LOC117604998 gene encoding uncharacterized protein LOC117604998 has protein sequence MKFLLSVLIAHVLQCVASRSNSDSYQEDSFSVFGWISYLKRLSLITLMISGVVLYYVPESRPHARKICRVLIDLTADGLKAVLSTREDEQIYEKIKSKYHRVKYEQSLAAQKRVSREVQDDEDFELMQKNQGKRAKMFVDGDGLLIGNREKKKINMKQCKEHRHSRQRLRGSFVKDISGESSTEVTKPVYFYSDKLEDLSKYFKNSLYGAKRPSEASVENYALLISGSPQQMAMLDEKYDKDDVVIVQDPYVKLEYRECGTSTDKLSSIAEASVLEQEGPTRDYNDHPTEPGMESYVKDVDLNSIPEVDSRFSVNKSMYQTSEYQCGGECCDSGCSDILGSSADTKNVLKSSRSMLSSKLHKKIEENNENLQASNYTKYNHEGGRFMKLSNLNSRKVDFRKEDKIDHSHQWQENGHQYESTCRNVRRKISRTNNPLKSSCCNDVSYFTDRSGEADDEISHLGERVTVKHDLDEKPQRENYLYKRNSDDSIFDHICNEFETEPILKNRVTPALIRAVNWIFGGCPEARKVGKEGSPETTGEWLL, from the exons ATGAAATTCCTGCTGTCGGTTCTGATCGCGCACGTGTTACAGTGCGTGGCATCGAGATCGAACAGCGACA GTTATCAGGAGGATTCGTTCAGCGTCTTTGGCTGGATCAGTTACTTGAAACGCTTATCTCTGATAACGTTGATGATTTCCGGTGTCGTTCTCTATTACGTCCCCGAATCGCGACCAC ATGCGAGGAAAATTTGTCGAGTACTGATCGATCTCACGGCGGATGGTTTGAAAGCGGTGCTGAGCACGCGCGAGGACGAGCAAATTTACGAGAAGATCAAGTCCAAGTATCATCGTGTTAAATACGAACAATCTCTGGCGGCTCAGAAACGTGTCTCGAGGGAGGTTCAAGACGATGAAGATTTCGAGTTGATGCAGAAGAATCAAGGGAAGAGGGCGAAGATGTTCGTCGATGGCGATGGATTACTGATCGG gaacagagaaaagaagaaaataaacatgAAACAATGTAAAGAGCACCGACACTCTCGTCAACGTCTGCGTGGCAGTTTCGTTAAAGACATTTCCGGCGAGTCCTCGACGGAAGTGACGAAACCAGTCTACTTCTATTCTGACAAACTGGAggatttatcaaaatatttcaagaatAGTCTGTACGGTGCGAAACGACCCAGCGAGGCCTCTGTTGAAAATTATGCGCTTCTGATCAG TGGCAGCCCACAACAAATGGCAATGTTAGATGAAAAATACGACAAAGATGATGTGGTCATTGTACAGGATCCTTATGTTAAGCTAGAATACAGGGAATGTGGTACTTCGACTGATAAACTGTCCTCGATAGCGGAAGCTTCCGTCTTGGAACAGGAAGGACCTACTAGAGATTATAATGACCATCCAACAGAAccg GGAATGGAATCGTACGTTAAGGATGTTGACTTAAACTCAATACCTGAAGTAGATTCTAGATTTTCAGTCAATAAATCAATGTATCAGACGAGTGAGTATCAGTGCGGTGGTGAATGTTGTGATAGCGGATGTTCTGATATTCTTGGTTCTTCAGCTGATACAAAGAATGTACTAAA ATCATCTCGAAGCATGTTGAGCTCGAAATTGCACAAAAAGATAGAGGAGAACAACGAAAACTTGCAAGCCTCAAATTACACAAAGTACAATCACGAAGGTGGTCGTTTTATGAAGTTAAGTAATTTGAACAGTCGTAAAGTGGATTTTCgaaaagaagataaaatagATCATTCTCATCAG TGGCAAGAAAATGGACATCAATACGAAAGTACATGTAGAAACGTTCGAAGGAAGATTTCTAGGACCAACAATCCATTGAAAAGTTCCTGTTGTAACGATGTTTCTTATTTCACTGATCGAAGCGGGGAAGCTGATGATGAAATTTCTCATCTTGGTGAACGAGTAACAGTGAAGCATGATCTTGATGAAAAACCTCAGAGGGAAAATTATTTGTACAAAAGAAATTCAGACGATTCGATTTTTGATCACATTTGCAACGAGTTTGAGACGGAGCCTATTTTAAAAA atcGAGTAACACCTGCCTTAATCCGAGCGGTAAATTGGATTTTCGGTGGTTGCCCGGAAGCGAGGAAAGTCGGAAAGGAAGGAAGTCCTGAAACCACTGGCGAGTGGCTCCTCTAA